DNA from Amorphoplanes friuliensis DSM 7358:
CGAGCAGGTCCGGGCGGTGGCGGCCGATGAGCAGCTTGAGCAGGATGCCGAGCAGCCCGCCGACGGTCATCGTGGTGACCACCCACAGGGCGAGCCGGCGGGCGTGCCGGCGGTAGAGCCAGACGGCCAGGATCAGCGCCGCCACCCGCAGCGGGTTCGGCGAGAAGATCGCCGACCACCACAGGTTCGCCTCGGTCAGGTGCGGGTGGGTCAGCGCCCAGTCGTGCAGGTTGCTGGTCACCGTGGCGTCGAGGGTGTGCAGCGGTGACCAGTCACCGGTCACCAGCACAGCGAGCAGCGCGAACGGCACCAGCACCATCAGTGCCAGCGCTGCGGAGACCGTCGTGAGCCGCTTCATCGTGTCCTCCTACCCCATAATCCTCGCCTTGAACCCGTCCACATATATGGACGCGTTTCCTATACGTGAACACGGTGTTATGCTCCGCCGCCATAGGCATCGAGCCACGACGATTGCCCGAGGAGTATCACCGTGCCTCTCACCTCCGTGGCCTGGCTGGCGACCGCCGCCCTGGCCCTGTCACCCACGCCCACCGCTGTAACCCCCGATCCGGTCACCATCACGATCGACGCCGCCCAGTCCGGCGGTCGTCTGCCCGCCGACTTCGTCGGCCTGTCCTTCGAGATGCGCGAGCTGGGCATCGGCAACCTCGACCCCGCGAAGGGCAACACGGCGGCGCTGATGCGCACGCTGGGCCCGAGCAACCTGCGCATCGCCGGCAACACCCTCGACCGCGACACCCTCTGGGTGCCCGAGGGTCAGCAACCACCGGACCCGCTGCCCGAGTGGGTTCAGGACGTCGTCACCCCGGCCGACATCCGCCGGCTCGACGGACTGCTCAGGAAGACCGGCTGGAAGAGCGAGGTCGGCATCAACCTGGGCCGCTGGGATCCCGCGCTCGGCGCCGACCAGGCCCGGGAGATGACCGAGATCCTCGGCCGGCGCCTGGTCGCGATCGAGTGTGGCAACGAGCCGGACCAGTGGGCGGGCAAGGCCCTGCGGCCCGCCGGGTACGCCTACGCCGACTACCACCGCGACTGGCTGGCCTGCGCCGACGCGGTCGGCCACGACCGGATCGCCGGGCCCGACACGGCCGGCACCTCGTCGGACTGGGCGGCCTCGCTGGCCCGCGACGAGCACGACCGGATGGCGATGCTGACCGTGCACCAGTACAGCGCCGGTCCGGACGCCACGATCGCCGGCCTGATGGCGCCGCAGACGGTCACCCGGCAGCTCAACTCGGTGGCCAAGAACCTCGACGCCGCCAACGCCGCCGGCCTGCCGATGCGCATCGACGAGGCCAACTCGGCCTACAGCGGTGGCGTCGACGGCGTCAGCAACAAGTACGCCTCCGCGCTCTGGGGGCTCGACTACAGCCTGTCGATGGCGCAGGCCGGGCTGGCCGGGGTCAACATCCACGGTGGTCTCGGCGTCTGCAACGAGCCGATCTGGAACGGCAAGTGGCAGCGGTACACGCCGTTCTGCGCGGCGGACAAGGCTGACGAGGCGGCGCAGATCTACCGCGCCATGCCGATCTACTACGGACTCTGGCTGGCCCGGCAGGTCGGTCCCGGCCGGTTCCTGCCCGTCACGGTCACCACCGATCGCAACATCACCGCGTACGCGGTCAGGGGTGACGACTGCAAGCTGCGCATCGCCGTGCTGCAGAAGGACGACACGTCCGCGGCGCCCGTGCGGGTGAACGTGGCCGTCGGCGGGCACGACCGGCGCGCGAAGGTGCTGCGGTTGACCGGCGAGAGCCTGGGTGCCGAGCCGACCTTCGTGCAGGGTGCGACCGTCGACCGGTCCGGGCGCCTGCATCCGGGACGGCCCGATCCGGTACGCGTCAGCAGCGGCACCGTCACGCTGGACCTCGCCGCGGGTAGCGCCGCCGTCGTCACCCTCGACCGATGAGGGGCGGCTGCGTGCGTACCGTGATGATCTTGTCGGTGGTGGTTCTGATGGCGGTGACCGCGACGCCGGCGCAGGCGATCGGGAAGGCGGAGGCCCAGGTGATGACAGCCGCGACGGCGGTCGCCGCCCGCAGCGACCGGCGGCCCGTGGCCGGCGGCGTCCACGACACGGTGGCCCGCCAGACGTTCATCTCGTGGGCGGGTCAGTTCGAGGACAACTACGTCCAGGCCTACGACCACCGTGCCAAGACCTGGAGCACTCCGGTACGCGTGGCCAGCGGCGACAACGACTCGCACAACTACCCGACGATGATCCAGGCCGACGACGGGCACCTGCTCGTCTTCCGCGGACTGCACAACCGCGAGCTGTGGGTGGCCCGCTCGCCGCAACCGCACTCGATCGAGGGCACCTGGACGGACGTCAACATCGCCGAAGGCCTCGGCGCGACGTACCCGATGCCGTTCCGCACGGCCGACGGCACGATCTTCGTGTTCTTCCGCGAGACCGCCGGCGACTTCGATCCGGCGTTCCCGACCGACACCCGGCCGATGAAGTACGTGCGCTCGACCGACAACGGCGCCACCTGGCAGAGCTCGACCACGCTGACCGGGGACCGCTGGGCGATCGCGCCGCTGAACCGCCCCGACAACATGAACGAGATCTACATCGGTCAGCTGCGCTACGAGCCGGCCACGCTGCTGCACCGCGAACGGGTCGGCATCGTCTACACGCTGGCCGGTGGGGGACCCGAGGGTCACCTGCACGACCGGTACCACCGCAACATCTACTACACGGCGTTCGACCCGGGCACGCTGACGTTCCGCTCGGCGTCGGGCCGCTCGCTGGGCACCACGATCGACGACGCCGACCAGGAAACACACCTCAAGGTGGCCGAGACGCCGCTGCAGACGGTGAACCCGCGCTCGCCCGACTACATCAACCTCGTCGGTACGACCCTGGGTGTCGCGCCGTTCGTGGTGTGGATGCAACTGGACGCGGCAGGGGTGCTGCACACGTACACGGGAGTGTGGTCCCGGTTGCGGGGCTGGCAGAACCGTGAGGTGACCACCGGGGTCCGCGTGCGCGACATGGAGGCGTCGGGACCGGCGAGCTGGACGGTCTACGGCACGCCCGCCAACGGCGCGCCGGGCATCTCGACCCACCGCCTGACCGCCGGGATGACCTGGCATGACGAGTCGGTGATCGCGACGCCCAAGGCGGTCCAGCGCATCGAGGTGATCGGCGACTACCGGGACCCGGCGCGCCTGCTGGCCACCGGGGCGAGCAGCGCCCGCGAGGTCGCCGTGGCCGACGGCGACATCTACGTGGCCGGCTATTCACGTTGAACGAGGCGGCGGGCCCGTGCTAGGACTGGGCGGGTCCGCCCACCTTGATCACCGGAGGTTTGTTCGTGTTCGTCCTGGGAGACCTCGTGACCCTGCGGGCCATGGAACCGTCCGACGCCGACGCGCTCTGGCGGTGGAACCACGACCCCGAGGTCATGCGCTGGATGGACGACGGTTACGCGCAGTCGCTGGCCCAGGTGCGGCAGTTCCTGCAGGAACGTGAGCGCAACGAGTACACCGATGTGCTCTTCGGCATCGAGACCACCGCGGACGCCCGGCTCATCGGCCTGATCCGCCTGCACGGCGCCGAACCCGAGACCGGCAACGCCGAACTCGACATCTACCTCGGCGAGAAGGACTCCTGGGGCCGGGGTTACGCCACCGACGCCGTCCGCACCGCCTGCCGCTACGGCTTCGACAAGATGCGCCTGCACAAGGTCACCCTGACCGTCGTGGCCGGCAACGACGCGGCCCAACACGTCTACAAGAAGGTGGGCTTCGTCGAGGAGGGCCGCCTGCGCGAGGTCTTCCGCCGCGACGGCCGCTGGCACGACAAACTCACCATGGGCCTGCTCGAGGGCGAACTGACCTGATGACCCACCTGCCCTCCGACGTTCGCCGCTCGCTGCGCATGTTCGCGTTTTTCGTCGGCAACGG
Protein-coding regions in this window:
- a CDS encoding phosphatase PAP2 family protein — protein: MKRLTTVSAALALMVLVPFALLAVLVTGDWSPLHTLDATVTSNLHDWALTHPHLTEANLWWSAIFSPNPLRVAALILAVWLYRRHARRLALWVVTTMTVGGLLGILLKLLIGRHRPDLLDPVARAAGFSFPSGHALNAALTAGVFVLVLLPLARDGKRLLLWTAAAVVTVVTGLTRIVIGVHWTSDVVAGWLLGIAVVAITAAAFPRLRPEPIVEEGLEPDLAEPRAR
- a CDS encoding glycosyl hydrolase family 79 C-terminal domain-containing protein, encoding MPLTSVAWLATAALALSPTPTAVTPDPVTITIDAAQSGGRLPADFVGLSFEMRELGIGNLDPAKGNTAALMRTLGPSNLRIAGNTLDRDTLWVPEGQQPPDPLPEWVQDVVTPADIRRLDGLLRKTGWKSEVGINLGRWDPALGADQAREMTEILGRRLVAIECGNEPDQWAGKALRPAGYAYADYHRDWLACADAVGHDRIAGPDTAGTSSDWAASLARDEHDRMAMLTVHQYSAGPDATIAGLMAPQTVTRQLNSVAKNLDAANAAGLPMRIDEANSAYSGGVDGVSNKYASALWGLDYSLSMAQAGLAGVNIHGGLGVCNEPIWNGKWQRYTPFCAADKADEAAQIYRAMPIYYGLWLARQVGPGRFLPVTVTTDRNITAYAVRGDDCKLRIAVLQKDDTSAAPVRVNVAVGGHDRRAKVLRLTGESLGAEPTFVQGATVDRSGRLHPGRPDPVRVSSGTVTLDLAAGSAAVVTLDR
- a CDS encoding BNR-4 repeat-containing protein, with protein sequence MVVLMAVTATPAQAIGKAEAQVMTAATAVAARSDRRPVAGGVHDTVARQTFISWAGQFEDNYVQAYDHRAKTWSTPVRVASGDNDSHNYPTMIQADDGHLLVFRGLHNRELWVARSPQPHSIEGTWTDVNIAEGLGATYPMPFRTADGTIFVFFRETAGDFDPAFPTDTRPMKYVRSTDNGATWQSSTTLTGDRWAIAPLNRPDNMNEIYIGQLRYEPATLLHRERVGIVYTLAGGGPEGHLHDRYHRNIYYTAFDPGTLTFRSASGRSLGTTIDDADQETHLKVAETPLQTVNPRSPDYINLVGTTLGVAPFVVWMQLDAAGVLHTYTGVWSRLRGWQNREVTTGVRVRDMEASGPASWTVYGTPANGAPGISTHRLTAGMTWHDESVIATPKAVQRIEVIGDYRDPARLLATGASSAREVAVADGDIYVAGYSR
- a CDS encoding GNAT family N-acetyltransferase — its product is MFVLGDLVTLRAMEPSDADALWRWNHDPEVMRWMDDGYAQSLAQVRQFLQERERNEYTDVLFGIETTADARLIGLIRLHGAEPETGNAELDIYLGEKDSWGRGYATDAVRTACRYGFDKMRLHKVTLTVVAGNDAAQHVYKKVGFVEEGRLREVFRRDGRWHDKLTMGLLEGELT